Proteins from a genomic interval of Oceanispirochaeta crateris:
- a CDS encoding tagaturonate reductase codes for MKQLNRKTALEAGMKLKDRPVRILQFGEGNFLRAFMDWMVDDMNHQGLYDGNVALVQPLPQGTIGLMKDQDYLYTLLLRGIQKGEVIVQKKIIPVIDRAVNPYEDFKDYLAEAENPDLRIIVSNTTEAGIALAEEDRPDDEPPQSFPGKLLLLLKKRYEIFEGSPDKGFLFFPCELIDRNGDTLKSILLTLASSWFPQEPGFSSWISKANVFFNTLVDRIVSGYPRDEAEELWDEAGYRDNLIDTGEIFHFLVIEGPVEYEKEFPLLQAGFNVKWCDNMTPYRTRKVRILNGAHTMTVLAAWLYGLETVQNCMDDIIVSEYIRKGLFEEIIPTLDLPAEELEEYGAAILERFSNPYIKHFLLSISLNSVSKFKTRVLPSLLEYIERKKELPELLSFSLAALVFFYKGRRSNKNDTTLEAKRSVDDKEYSIKDSPEVLDFFSSLWEGKSAETMKEAEQIMSSVLSKEAYWDLDLSSLVGLNEKTSTFLMRMVNEGVPAVMKELVNE; via the coding sequence TTGAAACAATTGAACCGGAAAACAGCCCTTGAGGCTGGAATGAAGTTGAAGGATAGACCCGTTAGAATCCTGCAGTTCGGAGAAGGAAATTTCCTCCGGGCTTTCATGGACTGGATGGTGGATGACATGAATCACCAGGGGCTCTATGACGGGAATGTCGCTCTTGTGCAGCCTCTTCCCCAGGGTACGATCGGGCTCATGAAGGATCAGGATTATCTTTATACCCTCCTTCTGCGGGGGATACAAAAAGGGGAGGTCATTGTTCAAAAAAAGATCATACCTGTGATTGACCGGGCAGTGAACCCCTATGAGGACTTCAAGGATTATCTGGCTGAGGCAGAAAATCCAGACCTGAGGATTATTGTATCCAATACCACAGAGGCGGGTATTGCCTTAGCTGAGGAAGACCGCCCAGATGACGAGCCGCCCCAGTCCTTTCCAGGCAAGCTGCTTTTGCTCCTCAAAAAGCGGTATGAAATTTTCGAGGGATCTCCGGATAAGGGCTTTCTTTTCTTCCCCTGCGAGCTCATCGACCGCAATGGGGATACCCTCAAAAGCATCCTTTTAACCCTGGCTTCTTCCTGGTTCCCCCAGGAGCCTGGATTCAGCAGCTGGATAAGCAAGGCGAATGTCTTTTTTAATACCCTGGTAGACAGGATTGTCAGCGGCTATCCGCGGGATGAAGCGGAAGAGCTCTGGGATGAGGCGGGATATAGGGATAATTTGATCGACACCGGTGAAATCTTCCATTTTCTGGTCATAGAGGGGCCTGTTGAATATGAAAAGGAGTTTCCCCTTCTGCAGGCCGGTTTCAATGTCAAATGGTGTGACAATATGACCCCTTATAGGACCCGCAAAGTGCGTATCCTCAATGGGGCACACACTATGACCGTCCTGGCTGCCTGGCTCTATGGGCTTGAAACCGTGCAGAACTGCATGGATGACATCATCGTTTCAGAATATATCCGCAAGGGCCTCTTTGAAGAGATAATTCCCACCCTGGACCTACCGGCAGAAGAGCTGGAAGAGTACGGGGCTGCCATACTGGAGCGTTTCAGTAATCCCTATATCAAACACTTCCTCTTGAGCATCTCCCTGAATTCTGTCTCCAAATTCAAAACCCGGGTGCTTCCCTCTCTTTTGGAATACATAGAGCGGAAAAAAGAGCTGCCTGAGCTGTTGAGTTTTTCTTTGGCTGCCCTCGTCTTTTTTTACAAGGGACGCCGGAGCAATAAAAATGATACGACCCTGGAAGCCAAGAGGTCTGTGGATGATAAGGAGTACTCCATCAAGGATTCTCCCGAAGTTCTGGATTTCTTTTCATCCCTCTGGGAGGGAAAAAGCGCGGAAACTATGAAAGAAGCGGAGCAGATAATGAGCTCTGTTCTGTCAAAAGAAGCGTATTGGGACCTCGATCTTAGCTCATTGGTGGGACTCAATGAAAAAACCTCTACATTTCTAATGCGCATGGTCAACGAGGGAGTACCCGCTGTCATGAAGGAGCTTGTCAATGAGTGA
- a CDS encoding GntR family transcriptional regulator, with protein sequence MLLSRDVYNKILEQLLAGELYPGQIINRRQIANDFGVSVAPVLEAMLLLEHEGLLETIPRKGTQVRLIRQEDVLGQFMVRDAIESKAARLYWNTKLPDACEDMIDFARQVDTATEDLLEDWRLEILFHKELVSLAGIPALTAAFDKTMKLSLFFTMARTVSPENKSSRDNHEVLIENLNNAASADEAEDIIRTHVWYAKEHLIEGCGQI encoded by the coding sequence GTGCTACTTTCCCGGGATGTATACAATAAAATCTTAGAACAGCTGCTGGCCGGTGAACTCTATCCGGGACAGATTATCAATAGGCGCCAGATTGCCAATGATTTTGGCGTGAGTGTGGCACCGGTGCTGGAAGCCATGCTCCTCCTCGAACATGAGGGCCTTTTGGAAACCATTCCCCGTAAGGGCACTCAGGTCCGGTTGATCCGCCAAGAGGATGTGCTCGGTCAATTCATGGTGCGGGATGCCATTGAAAGCAAGGCGGCCCGGCTCTACTGGAATACAAAACTCCCCGATGCCTGTGAAGATATGATTGATTTTGCACGCCAGGTTGATACGGCCACAGAAGATTTGCTGGAAGACTGGCGTCTTGAGATCCTGTTTCATAAGGAATTGGTTTCCTTAGCGGGTATCCCGGCCCTTACAGCGGCCTTCGACAAGACCATGAAGCTGAGCCTTTTTTTTACAATGGCCCGCACAGTGAGTCCTGAAAATAAGAGTAGTCGGGACAACCATGAAGTCCTTATCGAAAATCTGAATAATGCTGCTTCGGCAGATGAAGCAGAGGATATCATCCGGACCCATGTCTGGTATGCCAAAGAACACTTGATAGAAGGCTGCGGTCAAATTTAG
- a CDS encoding ABC transporter permease, which yields MNRPLSGFLFVRRLLLLGILMGVILPLLPLLVWAFSHRWLFPDIVPESLSLRSWTYIVHPGSRILWAIANSLIIALAVTFLAMVVGVPAGRALGLYRFKGKMVAELILLSPALIPSMTVTMGIQILFIRFGITESLLGVILVHLIPTIPYMTISMSGVFSHYDISFEEQARSLGAGNIQIFTHITLPAIFPGIVVGCLFSFLISWGQYILTLMIGGGRIITLPLLLFSFASSGDNALTASLGLLFLLPSVLILIFTSRFLTGKSSGFGSFGGL from the coding sequence ATGAATAGACCCCTCTCGGGTTTTCTCTTTGTTAGAAGGCTTCTCCTTCTGGGAATCCTAATGGGGGTGATTCTGCCTTTGCTGCCCCTGCTCGTGTGGGCATTCAGTCATCGCTGGCTCTTTCCTGACATTGTTCCAGAGTCTCTGAGCCTGAGGAGCTGGACCTATATTGTTCATCCGGGGAGCCGGATTCTCTGGGCAATCGCTAATAGCCTTATCATTGCCTTGGCCGTGACATTCCTGGCTATGGTAGTAGGAGTTCCCGCGGGAAGAGCCCTCGGATTGTACCGCTTCAAGGGAAAAATGGTCGCAGAACTGATTCTTCTGTCTCCGGCCTTGATCCCTTCCATGACGGTCACCATGGGAATCCAGATCCTTTTTATACGCTTTGGTATAACAGAGTCCCTCCTGGGTGTTATCCTGGTTCATTTGATTCCAACCATCCCTTATATGACCATCAGTATGAGCGGAGTCTTCTCTCATTATGATATTAGTTTTGAGGAGCAGGCGCGTTCTCTGGGAGCGGGAAATATACAGATTTTCACTCACATCACTCTTCCCGCAATTTTTCCGGGAATCGTCGTGGGATGCCTCTTCTCATTTCTGATCTCCTGGGGCCAGTATATACTGACCCTGATGATTGGCGGTGGTAGAATCATCACTCTGCCGCTCTTGCTTTTCAGTTTTGCATCCTCAGGAGACAACGCTTTGACAGCGTCCCTGGGGCTGCTCTTCCTCCTTCCTTCGGTTTTGATTCTAATTTTTACCAGCCGGTTCCTCACAGGAAAGTCTTCCGGTTTTGGCAGTTTTGGCGGCTTATGA
- a CDS encoding RNA recognition motif domain-containing protein — protein sequence MPKKIYVGNLNYNTDEDRLADHFAQFGTVLSARIIFDRETNRSKGFGFVEMEEDEAAEAAISALNNQELDSRNLRVNEAIERERRPRDNRY from the coding sequence ATGCCCAAGAAAATTTATGTAGGGAACTTAAACTACAACACTGATGAGGATAGACTTGCTGACCACTTTGCTCAGTTTGGAACTGTTCTCAGCGCAAGAATCATTTTTGACAGAGAAACAAACCGATCCAAAGGTTTTGGCTTTGTAGAAATGGAAGAAGACGAAGCAGCAGAAGCTGCTATCTCCGCACTGAACAATCAGGAGCTGGATAGTAGAAACCTGCGGGTTAACGAAGCGATCGAACGCGAAAGAAGACCCCGGGACAATCGCTACTAG
- a CDS encoding glycerate kinase: MKVVIASDSYKGSNTSIKVAAAIERGIKKVDPSLDVVKLPVADGGEGLVQALVPEEDKWVYVNVTGPMGKQVKAEYALYNEDTAVIEMASASGLPLVTDSVKDPRKATTFGTGELIKDALDRGCKTILIGIGGSATNDGGCGMARALGVKFLDASGQEVDAVGGNLDSIKDVDLSGLLPSVKNATIKVACDVDNPLCGEQGASAIYGPQKGATPEMVKVLDANLKSLAELMKSKTGQDMAEVPGAGAAGGLGFGLMAFCGGVLEKGIDLVLDSVGFDASLEGADLVITGEGRIDGQSVRGKVPVGIAARAKKKNLPVLVIAGDIGPGISNLYEYGIDAVMSTVNKAMPLKEALERSTELLEDAAERAFRMIKIGMDIKA; encoded by the coding sequence ATGAAAGTCGTTATTGCTTCGGATTCATACAAAGGGTCCAACACAAGTATCAAAGTTGCCGCTGCCATCGAAAGGGGAATCAAGAAGGTTGATCCTTCACTTGATGTGGTTAAACTGCCTGTGGCTGATGGAGGGGAAGGGCTTGTACAGGCTCTGGTTCCCGAAGAAGACAAATGGGTTTATGTGAATGTTACAGGTCCCATGGGCAAACAGGTGAAAGCCGAATACGCCCTTTACAATGAAGATACGGCTGTCATTGAGATGGCATCTGCCTCTGGTCTTCCTCTGGTGACAGATTCCGTGAAAGACCCCCGCAAGGCCACGACCTTCGGGACCGGAGAGCTTATCAAAGATGCCCTGGATAGAGGGTGTAAAACCATCCTGATCGGTATTGGAGGCAGCGCCACCAACGATGGGGGATGCGGAATGGCCCGTGCTCTGGGTGTTAAGTTTCTAGACGCCTCCGGTCAGGAAGTGGATGCCGTCGGTGGCAACCTGGACAGCATCAAGGATGTAGACCTGAGCGGACTTCTTCCCAGCGTTAAAAATGCCACAATTAAAGTGGCCTGTGATGTGGATAATCCCCTTTGTGGAGAGCAGGGGGCCAGTGCGATTTACGGACCTCAGAAGGGAGCTACTCCTGAAATGGTCAAGGTTCTGGATGCCAACTTAAAGTCACTGGCCGAGCTGATGAAGAGCAAAACCGGACAGGATATGGCCGAAGTTCCCGGAGCCGGCGCCGCCGGTGGATTGGGATTCGGTTTAATGGCTTTCTGTGGCGGTGTCCTTGAGAAGGGAATCGATCTTGTTCTCGATTCTGTTGGATTCGATGCTTCCCTTGAAGGAGCCGATCTGGTCATCACCGGAGAAGGGCGTATTGACGGACAATCTGTTCGTGGAAAAGTGCCCGTGGGGATCGCAGCCAGAGCCAAGAAGAAAAATCTTCCCGTATTGGTCATTGCCGGAGACATCGGTCCTGGAATCAGCAACCTTTATGAATATGGAATTGATGCGGTAATGAGTACTGTCAACAAGGCCATGCCCCTCAAGGAAGCCCTTGAACGTTCCACAGAATTGTTGGAAGATGCAGCAGAAAGAGCCTTTAGAATGATTAAAATCGGGATGGATATCAAAGCTTGA
- a CDS encoding HAD family hydrolase produces the protein MKKQAIIFDHDGTLVDSIDAVVFCTNLVMKEAGYAEATPAEIKRGMAYPTLARFSYHTGNRDSDSLNKMSRLFYEAMNRKAVEMVKLYPGMKEALDRLARDGYSLGLLTNNQGIFTRRVAAYLKYSYDMEVILGEDNVPAPKPDPQGVLQACAGLGARPEDCWYIGDGVPDYEVARNAGLKSGLVTWGAHPKEELLSLHGDQYFDHAHELADFFCGKQER, from the coding sequence TTGAAAAAACAGGCCATCATATTTGATCACGACGGCACATTGGTAGATTCCATTGATGCCGTCGTGTTCTGCACAAATCTCGTTATGAAAGAAGCCGGGTATGCCGAGGCAACACCGGCTGAGATAAAACGTGGCATGGCCTATCCCACCCTGGCCCGGTTTTCCTATCATACAGGAAACCGGGATTCTGATTCACTGAATAAAATGAGCCGGCTTTTCTATGAGGCAATGAACAGGAAGGCCGTGGAAATGGTCAAACTCTATCCAGGAATGAAAGAGGCTCTGGACCGCTTAGCCCGGGATGGATATTCCCTGGGACTTCTAACCAACAATCAGGGCATTTTCACACGCCGTGTTGCAGCCTACCTCAAATACTCCTACGATATGGAAGTGATCCTGGGGGAGGACAATGTTCCGGCTCCCAAACCGGATCCCCAGGGGGTACTTCAGGCCTGTGCCGGTTTGGGAGCGCGGCCTGAGGACTGCTGGTATATCGGCGATGGCGTACCCGACTATGAAGTTGCCCGGAATGCCGGACTGAAAAGCGGTCTTGTGACATGGGGTGCTCATCCAAAGGAAGAACTCCTGTCACTTCATGGGGATCAGTACTTTGATCACGCCCATGAGCTGGCCGACTTTTTCTGCGGTAAACAGGAGCGGTAA
- a CDS encoding FadR/GntR family transcriptional regulator, whose amino-acid sequence MGKNAIVDIEYFKEGDTELNPEEFILQRIRDLVHSHQLEPGARLPSERVLAETLRTTRGSIRKALQKLEFYGLVEISPQSGTRISSMRQETIEELMSSIPVSRDQKMADLMEARFILDVQCARLAAERRTETDLKFIDERQHLFLESFYTKSKTRSYLEEDYLFHLAIANATQNHVLVSLLSQLTPQIVTRDQPHLSQRDQDFSRIPQEHREIIDAIKSGDPYLAEQAMTSHRNWALKRIFKE is encoded by the coding sequence GTGGGGAAAAATGCAATAGTTGATATCGAATACTTCAAAGAAGGAGATACAGAACTCAATCCGGAAGAATTCATCCTGCAGAGAATCCGGGATCTGGTGCACAGTCATCAGCTTGAGCCCGGTGCCCGTCTTCCCTCGGAGAGAGTCCTGGCAGAAACTCTTCGTACCACAAGAGGCTCCATCCGTAAGGCCCTGCAGAAACTTGAGTTTTACGGTCTGGTGGAAATCTCTCCTCAGAGCGGGACCCGCATCAGCTCCATGAGGCAGGAGACCATTGAGGAACTGATGAGCTCCATCCCTGTCAGCCGGGATCAAAAAATGGCCGACCTCATGGAAGCCCGATTTATCCTGGATGTCCAGTGTGCCCGCCTGGCGGCAGAACGGAGAACAGAAACGGATTTAAAATTCATAGACGAGAGACAACATCTCTTTTTGGAGAGTTTTTACACAAAGAGCAAAACCCGGAGCTATCTGGAAGAAGACTACCTTTTTCATCTGGCCATTGCCAATGCCACACAGAACCATGTCCTCGTCTCCCTCCTCAGCCAGCTGACCCCCCAAATTGTCACCAGAGATCAGCCCCACCTGAGCCAAAGGGATCAGGACTTCTCCAGAATACCCCAGGAGCACCGGGAGATCATTGACGCCATAAAATCAGGCGATCCTTATCTGGCGGAGCAAGCCATGACCAGTCATCGGAACTGGGCCCTGAAAAGAATATTTAAGGAGTAA
- a CDS encoding ferritin encodes MGLSKEMTDAFNEQINAEMYSAYLYLSMGSWFEEQNLMGFASWFRCQYLEENMHAMKMYNFVNERGGRVILKAIEAPETNWGSYVEAFQQVAEHEAYVTSLINKLVAKSRAANDYASESFLMWYVDEQVEEEATADEMLSRLKLVGSNPNGILHMDTELKSRGPSPDVLPIHLGQPVA; translated from the coding sequence ATGGGATTAAGTAAAGAAATGACAGATGCTTTTAACGAGCAGATTAATGCGGAAATGTACTCGGCTTACCTGTACCTTTCCATGGGCAGTTGGTTTGAAGAACAGAATCTCATGGGTTTTGCTAGCTGGTTTCGCTGCCAGTACCTTGAAGAGAACATGCACGCCATGAAGATGTATAACTTTGTCAATGAGAGAGGCGGACGTGTTATTTTGAAAGCCATAGAAGCACCTGAAACAAATTGGGGTTCCTATGTAGAAGCTTTTCAGCAGGTTGCCGAACATGAAGCTTATGTGACTTCGCTGATCAATAAGCTGGTAGCCAAATCCAGAGCTGCCAATGATTACGCATCCGAAAGCTTTCTCATGTGGTATGTGGATGAACAGGTAGAAGAAGAGGCCACCGCGGATGAAATGCTCTCCAGGCTGAAACTGGTTGGAAGCAATCCTAATGGCATTCTTCATATGGATACCGAGTTGAAGAGCAGGGGACCATCTCCTGATGTACTTCCCATTCACCTTGGACAGCCTGTTGCCTGA
- a CDS encoding UxaA family hydrolase translates to MSDPWIKISDLDNVAVALKTIPKGTRVLGVSAQEEIPAGHKMALKDLQTADSVIKYGYPIGRVVRDVKRGEHLHTHNVKTLLSGTLEYSYDPVSPAVLHSTARGKTFLGYPRADGRTGTRNEIWIINTVGCVNKTAEILCRLAEKENDRRCDGIFSFAHPFGCSQLGEDHETTRTILADLVKHPNAGAVLVLGLGCENNNIPSFKEALGPYDKSRVKFLSTQDVDDELEAGMDLIRQLLEEVKQDKRVETPISELVVGLKCGGSDGLSGITANPLVGRFSDSIVGAGGTSILTEVPEMFGAETLLMNRCADKVVFDKTVHLINDFKDYFTSHNQGIYENPSPGNKDGGITTLEDKSLGCIQKGGRAAVRDVIPYGGRVKTKGLILLNGPGNDIVSTTAMTAAGATIILFTTGRGTPLGAPVPTVKIASNTDLATRKKSWIDFNAGAAVEGKSPEDIDRELTDLVLAIASGDEAKNEKNGYREISIFKDGVIL, encoded by the coding sequence ATGAGTGATCCCTGGATCAAAATATCTGACCTGGATAATGTTGCTGTTGCCTTGAAGACAATCCCTAAAGGAACCAGGGTTCTGGGTGTAAGCGCTCAAGAAGAGATTCCCGCTGGTCATAAAATGGCCTTAAAAGACTTGCAAACAGCTGATTCTGTGATTAAATACGGCTACCCCATCGGGCGGGTCGTTCGGGATGTGAAGAGGGGAGAACATCTTCATACTCATAATGTCAAAACCCTCCTGTCGGGGACTCTGGAATACAGCTATGACCCTGTCTCGCCTGCAGTTCTTCACAGCACTGCCCGGGGGAAAACCTTCCTGGGCTATCCCCGGGCTGACGGCCGGACGGGGACCAGAAATGAAATTTGGATCATCAATACCGTGGGCTGCGTGAACAAGACCGCTGAGATCCTCTGCCGCCTGGCGGAAAAAGAGAATGACCGCCGCTGTGACGGAATCTTCAGTTTTGCCCACCCCTTCGGCTGCTCCCAGCTGGGAGAGGACCATGAAACCACCCGCACGATTCTGGCAGACCTGGTAAAACATCCCAATGCTGGTGCCGTATTGGTTTTGGGGCTGGGTTGTGAGAACAACAACATACCCTCCTTTAAAGAGGCTCTGGGACCCTACGATAAGTCCCGGGTTAAATTCCTCTCCACCCAGGATGTGGATGATGAACTGGAAGCCGGCATGGATCTGATCCGTCAGCTTTTAGAAGAAGTCAAACAGGACAAACGTGTGGAAACTCCCATATCCGAGCTAGTAGTGGGCCTTAAATGCGGAGGTTCCGACGGACTTTCAGGCATCACGGCCAATCCCCTGGTCGGACGCTTTTCAGACAGTATCGTGGGAGCTGGGGGCACCTCCATCCTCACCGAGGTCCCGGAGATGTTCGGAGCAGAGACCCTTTTAATGAACCGCTGTGCCGATAAGGTTGTGTTTGATAAAACCGTCCATCTCATCAATGACTTCAAGGACTACTTTACTAGCCATAATCAGGGGATCTATGAAAATCCATCCCCTGGGAACAAGGACGGGGGCATCACCACCCTGGAGGATAAGTCCCTGGGTTGTATCCAAAAAGGGGGGAGGGCCGCCGTGAGGGATGTTATCCCCTATGGGGGACGGGTAAAAACCAAGGGGCTCATCCTCTTAAACGGACCTGGAAATGACATCGTCTCCACCACAGCTATGACAGCCGCGGGAGCCACAATCATACTCTTTACAACCGGCCGGGGGACACCTCTGGGAGCCCCGGTCCCCACGGTGAAGATCGCCAGCAATACAGATCTGGCCACAAGGAAGAAAAGTTGGATCGATTTTAATGCCGGAGCCGCTGTGGAGGGGAAAAGCCCGGAGGATATCGACCGGGAATTGACAGATCTGGTTCTGGCAATTGCATCGGGAGATGAGGCAAAAAATGAGAAGAACGGGTATCGTGAAATATCTATTTTCAAAGACGGCGTCATCTTGTAG
- a CDS encoding ABC transporter ATP-binding protein: protein MIDITLNNLTKQYNKSEPAVVKSLNMTVSRGDLVALLGPSGCGKTTILKMIAGLHSVSDGEVLFDGKVVNHIPAEEREVVMVFQNSLLFPFMTVAENIGFGLKMRHLGKEEIDRRVHEMLELIQMDGMGERKSHQLSGGQKQRVALARALVIRPQVLLLDEPLSNLDAYLRDEMRDLILQVHRDFKVTTIFVTHDQEEAVLLADKVALIFEGRLHQYGAVRDFYEKPQSERVASFFGNRNFIQGICSKQGIETEVGTLQSALAKDRHGEKVCLMIRPEHILPEKGKENTILCLIKEKIYMGTFVRYRIEFADNLWDVLDSPEQRAGYDEGKRGWFTFPSHRIWIV, encoded by the coding sequence ATGATTGATATAACACTAAACAATTTGACAAAACAGTATAATAAAAGTGAACCTGCGGTAGTCAAATCCCTGAATATGACCGTGTCCCGGGGAGATCTAGTGGCTCTACTGGGTCCTTCCGGCTGTGGGAAAACCACCATTTTAAAGATGATTGCCGGCCTTCACAGCGTCAGCGATGGAGAGGTCTTGTTTGACGGGAAGGTGGTCAATCATATTCCGGCCGAAGAGCGTGAAGTGGTCATGGTCTTCCAGAACTCTCTGCTATTTCCTTTTATGACAGTTGCAGAGAACATCGGGTTCGGATTGAAGATGCGTCATCTCGGCAAAGAAGAGATAGACCGCAGGGTTCATGAAATGCTGGAACTCATACAGATGGATGGCATGGGAGAACGAAAGTCCCATCAGCTTTCGGGAGGACAGAAACAGAGGGTGGCCCTGGCTAGAGCCCTGGTTATCCGCCCTCAGGTCCTTCTTCTGGATGAACCCTTGTCAAACCTCGATGCCTATCTCAGAGATGAAATGAGAGATCTCATCCTCCAGGTTCATCGGGATTTTAAAGTCACGACTATTTTTGTCACCCATGATCAGGAAGAGGCCGTCTTACTGGCCGACAAAGTAGCCCTCATATTTGAAGGAAGGCTGCATCAATATGGGGCTGTGCGTGATTTCTATGAAAAACCCCAATCCGAAAGGGTCGCCTCTTTTTTCGGCAATAGAAACTTCATCCAGGGAATCTGCAGCAAACAGGGCATCGAAACCGAGGTCGGTACGTTGCAGTCGGCATTGGCAAAGGACAGGCATGGAGAAAAGGTCTGCCTCATGATCCGTCCCGAACATATTTTGCCTGAAAAAGGGAAAGAGAATACCATCTTGTGCCTGATCAAAGAAAAAATTTACATGGGAACCTTTGTGAGGTACAGAATCGAATTTGCTGACAACCTCTGGGATGTACTGGATTCACCGGAACAAAGGGCAGGATATGACGAGGGAAAGCGGGGCTGGTTTACTTTTCCATCCCATCGCATCTGGATCGTTTAA
- a CDS encoding acetylxylan esterase, with protein MPSVDMPLKELKKYKGINPKPADFDKYWEAALQELESQDLNPQLIPADFKVPHAECFDLYFTGVGGSRIHARYARPANASPDTKHPAILHFHGYTGETPPWSELMSWTSAGYSVFALDSRGQGGLSEDRGGVSGTTWRGQIIRGLSDSPEKLLFRQIFLDTVALARIAFDSPEVDENRVGALGGSQGGALTLACAALEPRIKRAAPRFPFLCDYKRVWELDLGEKAYEELQYFFRKFDPCHEREEEIFTTLGYIDLQFLAPRIKAKVLLATGLMDTICPPSTQFAMYNRIKATKEMIVYPDFGHEDIPDFDDKTYEFMMGL; from the coding sequence ATGCCCAGCGTTGATATGCCTCTCAAAGAATTAAAGAAATACAAGGGGATCAATCCCAAACCAGCGGACTTTGATAAGTATTGGGAGGCCGCTTTGCAGGAGCTGGAATCCCAGGACTTGAATCCCCAGCTCATACCCGCTGATTTTAAGGTTCCCCATGCGGAGTGTTTTGACCTCTACTTCACTGGGGTGGGAGGCTCCAGGATACATGCAAGGTATGCTCGGCCGGCAAATGCCTCTCCGGATACAAAGCACCCGGCGATCCTCCATTTTCATGGATACACAGGAGAAACTCCTCCCTGGTCGGAACTGATGAGCTGGACCTCCGCAGGGTATTCAGTGTTTGCCCTGGACAGCCGGGGTCAGGGTGGTTTATCAGAGGACCGAGGCGGTGTATCCGGAACAACTTGGCGGGGTCAAATCATCAGAGGCCTGTCGGACAGCCCGGAGAAGCTTCTTTTCCGGCAGATTTTCCTGGATACGGTGGCCCTGGCGAGGATTGCATTTGACAGCCCCGAAGTGGATGAAAACAGAGTGGGAGCCCTGGGAGGATCACAGGGAGGAGCCCTGACCCTGGCCTGTGCCGCTCTTGAACCCAGAATCAAGAGGGCCGCTCCCCGTTTCCCCTTCCTCTGTGATTACAAGAGGGTTTGGGAGCTGGATCTGGGTGAGAAGGCCTATGAGGAACTCCAGTATTTTTTTAGGAAATTTGACCCCTGCCATGAACGTGAAGAGGAAATTTTCACCACCTTGGGATATATAGACCTACAGTTTCTGGCACCCAGAATCAAGGCAAAAGTCCTATTGGCCACGGGTCTGATGGACACAATCTGCCCTCCTTCTACCCAGTTTGCCATGTACAACAGAATAAAAGCCACCAAGGAGATGATCGTGTATCCCGATTTTGGACACGAAGACATACCCGATTTTGACGATAAGACCTATGAGTTTATGATGGGACTTTGA